TCCGATTTCCCGATCAGATCAGATCTGAGACCAGCTAGCTTAACCGCGATCCATCTGGCCAAAGAAAGTctgctcaaaaaaaaatctggccAAAGAAAGCTTCTTTTTTCGACTTTAATTTAACTAGTAAGTACCTTGCGGCCTGGCTGGCTATAGGTCGGTGTAGGTGTCGGTGTTCCCCTGCCTATGGTTTATACTCCTTGCAGGCACCAGCCAGCCTGTTTGGGTTAAGCTCCTCCATCCATGGCTTGGCTTGTGTGTGTCCTTCTCCTTGCctggcttcttcctttttctaaGCCTTGGTACACGCCATGTACACATGGGAATATTCTGGGCTGGCTCTGATCGATCGCTCAATCATCACACGGAACATACGGTATACTTTGGGTATACGGAACAGCTACCTCGACAGAGGGACGGAGATCGATCCATGTGTGTTCTTCACGTTGAAGGGATCTACCGGCTGGCGGCTGCCTGGGCGGTAGATTTTTCTTAGGCTTGACGGATCAAAAGCTAAAGCTCAGAGTTAAGAACGTTGACGTTTCCGTAGGCACCGGGAAATAGTCTCAGATAACCAGATGCAAAAGATAAACCATGCGTGAACATACAGGACCCCAAGTCCAGTCAACTTTATGGTACTACTGGATTATAAGGAAGTACTACCAACACTATTGCTAACATTTAAGGCGACTTAACAGCAACTACTAGTAACTACTCATGAAGCAGTAAACTTTTACCACATGAGTGTTATGATTGAGGTCAGTGGATAAGAATCTCCAATAATTAAACTCTGGCGGCAGTACTGCCACAGGACACCAAATAATTAAACATCAAAAGGCCTGATCCCAAGCAGGATCACTTTCAGCAGTATAAGTACAAAATATTGATCACAATATCAAAATCACATGCAAGAAACATTGTTTAAAGGGAAGACAGTTGGAGAAGAGTAAACAATTCCTTTAATATTGTTAGATGATCAAGTACAATTTTGAGGGGATCAAAATAACTACAAGATTGGTGAATAAACATAGTACaactaagaagaagaagaaaagggaaaaaggggAGCACAGATCCATCCCTCCTTATCCGTCCACCATTCTCATCCTCTTAACAAAAGAATGAATTGAATTGAACAAAAGAATCTGAAGCTAgactctcttcttttttaccACAACTGTAGAAATTGTGAGTTAGTAGTCACTGCAGATCTCAGTTCAtggatcatcatcttcttccatcatcatcatgtACAGTTTGCCAAAGAAATACCCTTTCCTTTGGTTAAATTCACAAGGAGAGAGAACCCTGGCTTAAAAGAATAGTTGGTGAGTAGATATTACAACAATTCGGTCAATACTTCTTGTACCTTTTTATGTATATATTTTCTACTATCTTCCTTAACCTCCTTTGAATGGGCTGACTGACTTACTGACTTTATACAAAAGCTGGAATGGTTTCCTAAGACGCCATTAGCTGAGATGAAGTTATTAGGTGAGCAGGCGAGCTTCTGCCAGTGGGGGTGTCTTAGGTTGCAGCTTGGCTTGCTGCTGGGACCAATAGGACTGGGCCGCCAGGACCCGGTCGAGCAGATCCTGTGGCACCGGCTCACCACGCCGTTGCTGGGGCGAGATGCTCGCCGTGTGCACCAGCGTCTTCCATTTGTCCTGTTGACATGAGAATTTTGATACGGTTAGAACATGCCGGTTCAAACTTTACAATCTTcgtcaaatttgaccaaagaATGGATTCTGGTCGCCTCCAAGTGCAATGCTGAACAGCCAAGAAGCTTCCACTCTAATAAACGAAAGGCTATCTGATCCTTTGATGTGACTTTTTCTAAAGTCCCCCTAGTTAGTTGACGTGCAAGAGTAGGTTGCTTTTATTTCTAGGTGAACCATTCTGGTACTACTACCCACTTAACCCATCCAAACAACAAAGGTGATGCGTGAGGACAGCACTAACTGAATCATAAGGACAAAAATGTTTTTCAGAAGAGAAGCCTGACTGCAATCTTCTACAAACATAAAAGCAGTACGGTTAGACTGCTCTGCTTGGCAAGGAATCTAAAACCCACAAGCACCAAACTGTTTGTTGAATCAGCCAAGTAACTAACTCTGGAGATAAGCGTTTGCCACAGGAATTGAAGTGTCAACCCAAAGATCATGTAAAATCATGGACATCATCCGCAAGTCAGGAATAATGGAAAAACATATTTAAAAATGTTTGACAGGTATGTACTTATTTAATCTAGTTTTGACATGCACAAGTTTATGAAGTAAAAGCTAGCATTTGACAGTAATTACCTTAAGATCAACGTAAGTTCGATGCTTCGCATTATCAAAGGCACGAAGTTTAACATCCCGCCATCTACATGAGATCACATAATTATACAGTAAGAAACCAAACAGAGAGATTTTAGATGTCACATCAAATGAAGAAATAAGGTATACCTTCCAGTTCCAAGCTTTTCCACCGCAAGAACAAGTGCTTCCACTTCGGCAACAGAGAACGGACGTCTAATTCTCCGCTGCCCCTGTTCGGATGACCTCTTTGCCTTATTTGCTGGAACTATAGCCCCTGCATTGCAATCTACAGGTGTAACTACGACAATAGCTCGCGAGTTTGCTGAAGCTTTCTCAGGTGAAGAAATGCCCCCAGGAGAGTGCACAGAATCACGATCGTTCCCCTGGTAGTTCGCTGTTACAGGGGTCAGTGCAAGCTCCTGTGAAGCATCAACTTCACCATGTTTGGAAGATGAGTCAGCCGGTGTGACCCTGCATTCAATAAAGTGCACCAGTCCGGGTCAGGGTACAAACATTCAAGATTAACATCGAGTCATAGGAAGTCAATTATTTCTTCTAGAGCATAATTTGATACCTTGCTAGGGGTTCAGTTGTTTCAATAGTTTCCAGGAATTCGATATCTTCAGCTGCTGAGAGTTGTGGTGGATGTTGTGCACAGTTGGGTTCGAGTGAAAAGTCTAGGTTGTCCAGCACATCATCATGAGCAATCCCGGCCTGCATTAGGGTCTTGTTATCATCTCTGATTTTCTTTCCGTGGTGAAGCAAACCGACACGCAGACCACCTCCAAGCATGGCATTCACGGCTTCCAGAACAGTTTTCTGCATTAGAATTACATATTAAACCACAGGAAGAATCATCGAGGGAAACAATCCTTTCAGTGTTTCTTTATGAGCATGGACAAATAAATATTCAAGAGGGCAATATCCGGAAAATACCTTTAATGAACCAACAGATGCAGTTTCTGGGATCTCAATTAGAAGTTCAGGCACCTTGAAAGACTTGATCTTCAGTTTCActgaagaagacgaagaagcagTCTTAGAATGGCCATATAACCAACAATTTAACAGATTAATTAAAGTTGGAAGGTACTATACTTACCATGGCAATCATTTGATTCACAAGATTTATGGAATGGCATTGAATTGATCCCCTTGTTTGCTGCAGAAGAAATATTGCACCTAAATAAGTTGCAAGACACAGAGAAATGGCATAAAGAGAAAATTACAGGTGCAAGTAAAACGAACCTTCCAAAGAAGCAATATGAGATTCTCTTGCTGCAACCTTGTTGGTTCTCTTTGCATTTGATTTCGCAAATTCTTCAGATACTAGTGTTGAGCGGCGATCCAACAGCTTCCTTCGCTTGAATGAACTCCTTTGGGTCCTTTGCCGTGTATAATACATTTTCTTGTTCCGGAAAGAAGGCTTCCGGTCAGCATCTGGCAGGACAATTGAATTCAAGTGAGATTAAGCGGGTTTAAACATGAATGCCATCAATGTAGTGCTGCTTGAAAGGAATAGAATAGTGAGGTGTCCCAATGCTCACCACTATAGGAAAGATCTCCTTTGTGCATCCTAGCAGGAGCAACTTTCCTGTACTTACAGGCCAGCAACTTCTTTACCCTACTATGATCAGCTGTACAATTGGGCCTAAAACCCCTGTTAGTGGCGGTGCTCGAATGAGTGCACCCAGAAGAtttatcatcatcatcatcatcatgctGCTCCCTATCTACAGCATACTCCGCTCCTCCTTTTGGGCCCCTCGGGAAGGAAATCGACCTGCGAATTTTATCACCGTACAATGGCATCTCACCAGTGCTGTCAGAGCTGACCAAAGGAGGTGGCTTCACATCAACATCCATTGGGTCAAGCAGATTATACATGTCAGCGACATTCTTATTAAATCCTGCTGCGGTCATCGCCATCACATTTGCAGCTGCATCCGCAGTGAAGGCTCCTGACTCCACTGATTCAGGTGACCACCTATCTGCGATCGCCCCAAAATTACAACCCAAGTCAGCCTTGGTACAACTTATCATTGAGGGTTCCTTGTCCATTGCCTCAGACTTTGCCTTTGGAACCTCATTCAGATCCTCTCCCTTCCGGGATTGGTGATCCACCAGTTGCTGGGACGCAATGTGGGAGATCAATGCACTCTCATTACAGCTATCCTgatccatcacatcattcctGAAATGCTTCACCTCCTCACCGAATTGCTCTTGCTTCACATGGACATCCTTTGTGGATGCAGCGGGGACCGGGGACACAGCGCTCATGTTCCCCAGCGAGCCCTCGCCCTCGTCAAGCAGCTTCCCGGCCACCGTCGCGAGAAGGTCAAACGCGCACATCATCTGAGTCTGGCTCTCCTTCTTCCGGACTGATCTCTTGCCCTGCACATTTCaacaaacaagaagaaagGCCATCGTTGTCAGACTGGAAAGCCAGAGCAGAAAGACCAAATTGATGACGCTGAAAGCTGCATACAGCATACCCTCGCGGATTTTGGGACTCGCGGCATCTCCGCGACGTGGCTTCCGCCACACACTTCCATCTCCGACGACGACCTCTTCTGGAACACCATACTAGCGCCTCGTTCGGGTTGCTTATAATTTACACGGGAGTTGCTTTGTTAACAACCGGTGGTTGTGCTGTTCATGGCTTGTCCCAGAACACAGATCTGCAAAGAAATTATTCAAATCCCATTAGCAATTACAAGAAAAAGTTTTAGTTGCTATAGTACAAAAGTAAGGAAGATCATTCGTTGGGATCTCCGCAAGAACTTAGGATAAATCTCTGATAAACCCTTGATTAATTAAACAGGGAACGATCATAGTTAGCAGTGTAATTAAATAGAAAAATTGGAATCCCAAAACCCCAGGAGGATAGGCTCGGGCGTGGAGGGCCCCGTGtaatgagaattttttttaaccaacTGCCCAGCACGTAAAAGCAAATTTTGCATCAGAGATGGAAAGAACAGAGGAAACGGAGAGAATTCATACTTCCTCTCGTGATCCAAATTAAGAGAAAAGAACATTTATCCGGTGAAATAGTTTCGCCGCCGTATTTAATGCACCCAAGAAAATAAATTCGCCGGGTAAACCAGCACGCCAAGCGATCAAAGAGAAAAgcctttaaaaaaatcacatgcATCGGAATCCGTGAAGATTAAGCAACTGCCAAAAGGAAAGCGAGCCCCGTCGGTTAAAAAAAGAGGGAAAGAACGGCAAACCCCACTGGCACAAAACCAAGCATGGATTCTCAAATCGAACGGCGCCAGATCCGATCTCGGAGCGTAATTCCCACAATTCGACGCAGAATTCGTCCGAAATGGGGCGAATTGGAACGAAAAGCTCGAAATGACTCCGAAATGAGCCGAATTCTCCCCATGGCTGGCATCAGGACTCGCCGATCAGACCGAAGCAACAGAGCTTCGGACAGAACCAGACCGGAAAAGCCCCCCGGAACAAAACCCCAACAGGCAACAGCCCCAGTTCCTCCAATTCCCCAAACCCCCCGAGCACCGGAAGCGAGACCGAGCCCCAGAGGGTCGCAATTCACCAGAATTCGAGGAAATCCCGTCACCGGACTCACCTCACAGCCAGAgatccacctccgcctccgatCGCCCCCACCAACCGCCCTCAGATCACCGCGCAGGGTgcgggcgccgcggccggACCGGACCCTCGACGAGATCCCGAAACCCACAGGCAACCGCGGGATTattcctcctccggcctctctcccctcctccacccctcGCTTGGCTTCCCTTTCGCTTCGCTTCTCGCTTCTccctctttttatttatttttcctttcccCTCCCTCCGGTTTTCCCTTCTGGATGTGGTGGTGCTGGTTTGGCCAAAACCCCTCAAAACCAACCCCCTTCTtaaaccccccccccccccccccccaaccccCGCTTGCACCATACCCCCCTCGCACGCCACCGCCTGCTTCCGGTTAAACCCCCACGCGCCCACCGGCCCCGCCCGGTCGTCCACACGCCAACGACCCGGTTCCTCCATCTGCCACCGTCCATGTCAGGCCTCGCCTCCGATCCGACGGACACGGTGCCACCCCCGACGCGAGGGAGCGGGTCTGGTTCCTTGTTCTTACAGGCGCGAGGGGTTTCCGCAAGCCCACTACTCCGGCGCCACGTGCCGGGGATCCGGGCCGTCGATCGGACGGGGGCGTCCCAAGCCGTTGGATCCCTGGTGGTCCTTgcgtctcttttttttttagacacAATTCCTTGAGTCTCTCGTGACCACGAACGCGAGGAGTGATCCTTATTAAccggtggggggggggggggggggttaggGAGGAGATTAGTGGAGCGTTTTTAGAACAAAAACGTGGAAAATTTTGGGGGTTAATACTACGGGCCTTTCTCTCTGTCCCTGGATTAATTGAGGGTTCTCATTTTCTCGTagtagtagtttttttttctgtggcCTTTTTTCCCAAGGGTTTTGTGAGGCTGTGTGCTCTTGGTGAAGGAGAATGTTCAGGGGTGATGCTCGAAAAGGTGCTGAGATTCCGGAGCTTCTTCAAGGAAGCAGAGCCGGATAATTTTTAGATAAGAAGTTTGTGGTCTTTGCATTTCCAGAGAGCACACAATGATTTCAAATGAGGCTTTCTAAATTTTAACACGTTGTATTCTTAAAGTTTTGACATATTAGCACGTACATCTAAAGACACTAGGTGATGATTTAATTATGCGAATGTCTGTATGGTTTATTGTAATCTAGGCGTACACTGCTAATTGTTTTGGTATGAATTAGAACTAGCAGAAATAACAGCTCGGTTATTCAATGAACTAGCA
This is a stretch of genomic DNA from Brachypodium distachyon strain Bd21 chromosome 1, Brachypodium_distachyon_v3.0, whole genome shotgun sequence. It encodes these proteins:
- the LOC100830660 gene encoding telomere repeat-binding protein 5, with the translated sequence MVFQKRSSSEMEVCGGSHVAEMPRVPKSARGKRSVRKKESQTQMMCAFDLLATVAGKLLDEGEGSLGNMSAVSPVPAASTKDVHVKQEQFGEEVKHFRNDVMDQDSCNESALISHIASQQLVDHQSRKGEDLNEVPKAKSEAMDKEPSMISCTKADLGCNFGAIADRWSPESVESGAFTADAAANVMAMTAAGFNKNVADMYNLLDPMDVDVKPPPLVSSDSTGEMPLYGDKIRRSISFPRGPKGGAEYAVDREQHDDDDDDKSSGCTHSSTATNRGFRPNCTADHSRVKKLLACKYRKVAPARMHKGDLSYSDADRKPSFRNKKMYYTRQRTQRSSFKRRKLLDRRSTLVSEEFAKSNAKRTNKVAARESHIASLEANKGINSMPFHKSCESNDCHVKLKIKSFKVPELLIEIPETASVGSLKKTVLEAVNAMLGGGLRVGLLHHGKKIRDDNKTLMQAGIAHDDVLDNLDFSLEPNCAQHPPQLSAAEDIEFLETIETTEPLARVTPADSSSKHGEVDASQELALTPVTANYQGNDRDSVHSPGGISSPEKASANSRAIVVVTPVDCNAGAIVPANKAKRSSEQGQRRIRRPFSVAEVEALVLAVEKLGTGRWRDVKLRAFDNAKHRTYVDLKDKWKTLVHTASISPQQRRGEPVPQDLLDRVLAAQSYWSQQQAKLQPKTPPLAEARLLT